Genomic DNA from Comamonas resistens:
ATCGGCAAGAAGCTGACCGCCAGCGTCAGCCCCAAACGCATCACCGCACTGATCAACCTCTGGGGATTTGCCCTGTCTGCACCTGCCGGCCTGTACCTGGCCTGGCAGTTCGACTTTGCACAGGTCACGCTGCCGCAATGGGGCCTGCTGCTGTTTTACGCCTTGGCCGCCTGCGTCTGGACGGTCTGGCTATGGATGACGGGCCTGAGCACCATCCCAGCCTCTCAGGCTGGCATCTTCACCGTGCTGCTTCCCATCAGCGCGGCACTGATGGGCATGCTGGCACTGGGCGAGCGCATCAGCGGCATGCAGTCTCTGGCATTTGCGATTGCGCTGACCAGCGTTGTGATTGCAACCTGGCCCCAGAGCAGATCAGTCAAGCGCTGACAGCTATCAAAATTGATAGCCACCCGCATCAAGCCATGAGATTGCGGCGGCTGACGACAATACCGTCCTCGTCCGCATACAACCAGTCGCCGCTGCGCACGGGTACACCGGCGATCTGCACCGCCACATCCCGCAGCCCCTGTCCTTGCTTGACCGTGGGCATGGGGTTCAACGCCAGCGCGTAAAGGCCTACCGGTGTGGCACCAAGCTCGGCCACATCGCGCACGCAGCCATAGACCAGTACGCCCGCCCAGCCGTTTCTGGCCGCAGATGCCGCCACATTGCCGCCCACCAGCGCACGGCGCAAGGAACCGCCGCCATCAACGACCAGCACACGCCCCAGCCCCGGCTCGGCCAATGCAGCCCGAACCAAGCTGTTGTCATCCAGGCACTGAACGGTGCGGACCTCGCCCGCAAAATATGCATGCCCGCCCAGACTGCGAAAAACCGGCGGCAAAACCCGAAAATCGCCGCTGTCATCGCTGATCTGGGCATCGCAAAGGTCGCAGGTACTGAAAGCACGGGCATTCGTCATCACAAACTCCAATCAGAGTGCAGGAAAGAGCCCGATCTTGCCTTGCTCGCGCCGCCAGTCACTGCACACACGCCAGACAACGCCTACAGAGAGCAACTTTTTCACAACACTCTCGGGGGAAAAACTGTGCAAAACAGGGTTTCAAGGGCCTATGCGCAACAAATCGAGGCAAAAAAACAGCCTACTAGCTTGGAAGAGCGATTTTTTGCCATTAGCATCAGGTTCAGCCAGTGGATTGCAGCTGTATTTCGCTGGTGATAAGTCCACTACCCAATTAGGAATAAGCAAAATGGCAACTGCAAAGAAGGCAACCGCTGCAGCACCCGCAGCAGCTCCCGCCGCTAAGAAGCGCACTCCCAACGCTGCCTTCATGAAACCCCTGACTCCTAGCGCTGCTCTGGCTGCAGTGGTCGGCAAGGATCCCCTGCCCCGCACGGAAATCATCAGCAAGCTGTGGGTCTACATCAAGGCCAACAATCTGCAAGACGCTGCCAACAAGCGCATGATCAATGCCGACGCAAAGCTCAAGGAAGTTTTCGGCAAGCCCCAAGTCTCCATGTTCGAGATGGCCGGCCTGATCGGCAAGCACGTCAAGTAAGCCAAGGCTTGCAGACAAGGAAAAAGCTGGCATTGCCAGCTTTTTATGTTTCCGGGCAGCCTGTTTGCTAGCCGCTCAGTACACATCCCTGCGATAGCGGCCCGAGGCCAGCATCGCATCCACCTGTGCCTCGCCCAGAATGGCTTGCAGCGCCAGATGCACCCCCTGGCCCATGCCCTGCAGGCTGCCACAGACATAGATGGCAGCGCCCCGCTCCACCCAGCGCACCACTTCCTCGGCCTCACGATTGAGCAACTGCTGCACATAAAGCGACTGCGTGGCATGGCGTGACCAGGCCCGATCCAGGCGGGCAAGATGACCCTGCACCAGCCAGGTCTGCAGTTGCTCGCCATACAGCGCATCATGCTGCGGGCTGCGCTCACCAAACAGCAGCCATTGGTCGCCACACCCTTGCTGCACGCGTGCACGGATATGGCTGAGCAAGCCCGCCAGACCCGAGCCATTGCCCACCAGAATCAAGGGACGCCCGGCGTTCTCGCCCAGGCGAAAGCCCGCATGTTCGCGCACAGTCAATGGCAGCACATCGCCCACAGCCATGCCCCGGCACAGCCAGTCGGATGCCAGACCCGGCGAGCCGTCTTCACGCGTGCTCTGGCGTACCAGCAGTTGCAGGCTGCCATCGGCGGGCGTCGATGCAATCGAATAATCACGCGCGCGCTCGGGATCAGCCGGCACACATAGCGACACCAGATCGCCAGATTGCCACTGCGGCAACGCACCGAACTGCGGCTTCCATTCCAGCCAGTAAAGCGGCCCACCCTGGCTGCCGGGATTGAGCAGCTTGCGCTGGCTCAGCACCATGGGCACGGCTGCCGGCGTCTGCAGCCAATCCTGCGCCGGCGCGCTGACCGGAGCACCGGCTTTCCCCCCCTGCAGGCTCTGGTGCATCTGCGTGACCAGGCCTTGCCAGTCCTGCAGGCTCTGGCTGTCCATATTGTCGACACAGACCACCTGGCTTCGCGCGCCACAGGCCTGTAGCCACTCATGAACCTGAAGGCCAAAGGCGCAGAACTGCTGGTATTCGCGGTCCCCCAGTGCCAGTACCAGGCTTTGATGGTTTTGCAGGTCCGGTTGCGAAGCCATCAGACCCTGTACAAATCCCAATGCCTGATCTGGAGCATCGCCCTCGCCCGTGGTCGACAGCAGCCACAGGCTTTGTGAATACCGGGCCAGCAGCTCGGCGCCGAGCTTTTGCGCAGCCAATAGCCGCACCTGCAAGCCCCGCTCCGTCAACATGGCGGCCGTGGCGCGGGCCAGTGCCTCGGCCTGGCCCGTCTGGCTGGAATACACCACCAGCACTGCAGGTGCATCGGTCTTACCCTCTGGCGCGCTGCCCTGGGCCTCGTCGGCCAGACGCTGTTTGCGTACCTTGGCACCGATACCCCAGCACATGCCGGTGTATGCCGCGAGCAGGCCCATGGCAGCCGAGAGGCGATCGGGCGTCAAAATCCATTCCACTGTCATGCCCCAAATCTCTGAATCCAGGCGGGGCTCTTCAGCTGCCGCCGCTCTTGTCCATGCGCCGTCAGCACCGCGGCAATCGCGTGCTGCCGTGCAAACTCCATGCCTTGCTCAGGCCCAAGCACCGTCAGCACCGTCGCCAAAGCATCGGCGTGCATGCACTCTTCATGAAACACGGTGACGCTGGCCAGGTCATGCTGCACCGGCCAGCCCGTGCGCGGGTCCAGCGTGTGTGAGTAGCTGCGCCCTGCCACCGAAAACCGATGCCAGCAGTCGCCCGAGGTAGCAAAAGAGCCTTCCCCCAGGCTCACCACCAAGGGGGAGCTTTCATCTTCCGCACCCGTTCCCAGTTGCACCCGCCAAAGGCCGTCGTCAGGCCGGCGACCCCAGCTGCGCAGCTCACCGCCAATTTCAAACAAGCCGCCCTGCCAGCCAGCGGCTTGCAGGCGCTGCACCACCCAGTCCACGGCAAAGCCCTTGGCTATACCGCACAGGTCCAGCTCCAGTCCACCAGGTTGCAGCAACTCGCACCTGTCGGCATTCCACTGCAAATGGCGGTAGCCACTGGATTGCAGCAGGCGGTCAATATCCTGAGCCAGAGGCAAGCTGGCCGCATGCGGCTGCAGAGGTTTTTGGCGCGGACCAAAGCCCCAGAGCGAGACCAGCGCCCCCATGCTGGGGTCCATGGCCGAGCCCGAGAGCTTGGCCCAGTGCAAAGCCGCATCCAGAACATGAGCAAACTCCGCAGGCAGTGTCTGCGTTTGCCCAGGTTTTGATGCATTGAACTGGCTGATGGCCGAATCTGCCTCCCAATTGCTCATCTGGGCAATCACGGCATCCAGCACCTGCTGAACCAGCGCCTGCACAGGCTCCATGGGCTGGTAGTCAGGGTTGGCCAGCCGCAGCGACCAGGTCGTACCCATGGTGGCGCCGCTCAGGCGATGAACACGGCCATCGCTTTGCTGCTGCATGCGCGCTGACTGCCAGTGCACGCCGCCGAAATTGACTGCTGCACCGGACGCCACACCTGCGGATATGCCATTTGCAGGCGTTGCAGGCCGTGGCAGCTGCCACAGGCTGGCATCAAAGCGGACGCGGGGGGTTGAGGAGGTCATCAATACGGTCTTCACCTAAGAGCCACTCACACAACCCGGCAAATCGCAGATTTGCGGTTGAGACGAGGCGCGAAGCCGCAGGCAGTACAAGAGTACGACAAGGCGAAGCAACGACGTATCAAGGGTTGTGTTAGCGGCTCTAAACAACGACGCGCCCCGGGCATGGAATTGCCGAGGGCGCGTGTCTCAAGCCATCTGGGCCTGAAAATTAAGGCAGCACTTCCAGAGTGGCGGTATAGCTCAGGCGACGCTCGGTAGCCTTGGCAATCGTGGTCTTGTTGTCCTTGGCATCCGTGTTCAGCCAGAACAGGCCAGCGCGGGGGAACTTGATCAACACCCGTCCCTTGGCATCGGTCTTGAACTT
This window encodes:
- the rraA gene encoding ribonuclease E activity regulator RraA, with translation MTNARAFSTCDLCDAQISDDSGDFRVLPPVFRSLGGHAYFAGEVRTVQCLDDNSLVRAALAEPGLGRVLVVDGGGSLRRALVGGNVAASAARNGWAGVLVYGCVRDVAELGATPVGLYALALNPMPTVKQGQGLRDVAVQIAGVPVRSGDWLYADEDGIVVSRRNLMA
- a CDS encoding SWIB/MDM2 domain-containing protein, with translation MATAKKATAAAPAAAPAAKKRTPNAAFMKPLTPSAALAAVVGKDPLPRTEIISKLWVYIKANNLQDAANKRMINADAKLKEVFGKPQVSMFEMAGLIGKHVK
- a CDS encoding flavodoxin domain-containing protein, which gives rise to MTVEWILTPDRLSAAMGLLAAYTGMCWGIGAKVRKQRLADEAQGSAPEGKTDAPAVLVVYSSQTGQAEALARATAAMLTERGLQVRLLAAQKLGAELLARYSQSLWLLSTTGEGDAPDQALGFVQGLMASQPDLQNHQSLVLALGDREYQQFCAFGLQVHEWLQACGARSQVVCVDNMDSQSLQDWQGLVTQMHQSLQGGKAGAPVSAPAQDWLQTPAAVPMVLSQRKLLNPGSQGGPLYWLEWKPQFGALPQWQSGDLVSLCVPADPERARDYSIASTPADGSLQLLVRQSTREDGSPGLASDWLCRGMAVGDVLPLTVREHAGFRLGENAGRPLILVGNGSGLAGLLSHIRARVQQGCGDQWLLFGERSPQHDALYGEQLQTWLVQGHLARLDRAWSRHATQSLYVQQLLNREAEEVVRWVERGAAIYVCGSLQGMGQGVHLALQAILGEAQVDAMLASGRYRRDVY
- a CDS encoding FAD:protein FMN transferase, with protein sequence MTSSTPRVRFDASLWQLPRPATPANGISAGVASGAAVNFGGVHWQSARMQQQSDGRVHRLSGATMGTTWSLRLANPDYQPMEPVQALVQQVLDAVIAQMSNWEADSAISQFNASKPGQTQTLPAEFAHVLDAALHWAKLSGSAMDPSMGALVSLWGFGPRQKPLQPHAASLPLAQDIDRLLQSSGYRHLQWNADRCELLQPGGLELDLCGIAKGFAVDWVVQRLQAAGWQGGLFEIGGELRSWGRRPDDGLWRVQLGTGAEDESSPLVVSLGEGSFATSGDCWHRFSVAGRSYSHTLDPRTGWPVQHDLASVTVFHEECMHADALATVLTVLGPEQGMEFARQHAIAAVLTAHGQERRQLKSPAWIQRFGA